TGCACGCTTTGCTTCTCAGTTGCAGTTCAATGTTGACGACGATGTTCTCAGAGCTATCCGTATGATGGCGTCCAGAATTACCATCGTCTCTCAGGAGCGGATAACAGATGAGTTATTAAAGATATTGCAAACCGAACGTCCGTCAGTAGGACTTAAAATTCTCTTCGACACAGGTCTTCTGCAGCACGTCTTCCCTGAAGTCCACAACCTTGCTGGTGTTGACTTAGTGATGAAGGGGGCTCAGGAATACGCCCATAAGGATGTGTTCCTGCACACTCTTAAAGTTGTTGATAATGTAAGCCGTATGTCGGACAACCTGTGGCTGCGGTTTGCAACACTGATGCATGATATTGCCAAGCCCCGTACCAAGAAATTTGTAGATGGGCATGGCTTTACATTTCACGGGCATGAAGACCTTGGAGCCCGGTGGCAGGATAAAATTTTCCGGCGGATGAAACTGCCGCTTGACCAGCTTGATTACGTAAAGAAATTAGTTATGCTGCACCAGCGTCCAATGCAACTGGTTGACGAAGGTGTAACCGATAGTGCAATCCGCAGGCTTGCCGTAAACGCCGGCGACGCTATTGATGACTTGTTTATGCTCTGCAGGGCCGACGTCACCACCAGAAACCCACGCCGGGCACAGCAATACCTGAAGAACTACGACATTGTCCAGGCAAAAGTTCACGATGTTGTAGAGCGCGACAACCTGCGCGCCTTCCAAAGCCCCGTTCGTGGAGAGGAAATCATGGAAATCACCGGACTGGATCCGTCGCGCACAGTAGGCTACATCAAGTGGATGATCGAAGAAGCAATTTTAGATGGCATCATCCCCAACGATCACGATGCAGCAAGAAAGTACATGCTCGCAAATCTCGACACATGGATGGCACAGGCCCCCACCGCACGGTTTTCACGCAGGGGGTAGCGGTCGCCCACACGAAACCCCGTAGGGGCGGATGGCATCCGCCCTCCACAAAACAACAAAACGATAATCCGGTGGGGCAACCCCGCGTGGTCGCCCAAACAAACCACCACCACATCCGGCACCGGGCGCCCGCCGTGCGCCCCTACGGTCCTCTTATCCAAAATCCTGTAAACCTGCCCCCCAAAGCCGCTGGGGTATGGAGCGGCCATGCGCCTTAACATTATGGTAAGTTGGTCTTAAAATCCCAATAAACTTGTTTTAGAAAAAGAACGTGAAGACAGGGCTCGAATAGATTCACGTCACATTTTCATGCCATTCACCACTCTATATCCAAAAGGTATCGAGGACTTTGAGTGATACAGCCAAGATTGCTTGATTTTCGTAGTATTGCGTGGTATAAAGAGTATTGCTAACAAAGTGCAATTGGTTTTTTGCAGAAAATCCAGCAAAGAAAACAATTTTAATGGGGATACAAGTATGAACAACGACACGAACGAAAAGATGATCGAAAATAATAACGGAAGTGGTCAGATTCCTCTTGTTGAGAAGATTCTCAATGAACCCCATTTTATTGACAGCCAGAGGCGAATCGACGAGATCTTACGCCTTCAATCGCTGTTTGAACTTGATGAGCAGCAGGCTGTACTTGTAGGGGCATCCGCTACCGTCGGTGTCCCCGTTACCTACAAATATGCAAAGCAATGAGCTTAAGCAACGGTTGGACAGAGATTTTTACCGATATATCTCGGTCACCATTTGATGTCGCCAGGCAGCGCTATTTACAGTTACTGTAACAAAAAACGGGCAGACATACAATTACATTCTATTCTGGTGCATTTACCAAAAGTCCGTTACCATTTACAGCCTCTATTAACGATGGTGACATAGAAGGTTTAATGAACGCATGCCACGGTTTGGCCACCAAGAAAGAAACGGGTCTTGATCTAATCCTCCATACACCGGGTGGTAGCATTGGCGCAACTGAGGCTATTGTTCATTATCTACGCCAGATGTTTGGTTGCAATATCAGAGTGATTGTACCACAAATCGCCATGTCGGCTGGAACGATGATCGCCCTGGCATCAAAAGAAATTATCCTCGG
This is a stretch of genomic DNA from Ignavibacteria bacterium. It encodes these proteins:
- a CDS encoding HD domain-containing protein; this encodes MSRFSNNIAITDPVLLRIAAIAHDAGVQCYVVGGFVRDALLQKDRSDIDITVIGDPVRFARMVADAFKSQTVEYERFRTAMVPAFGKQIEFVGTRQEVYREGSRKPIVKEGTLEDDLRRRDFTVNAMAASLSADSLGDVVDLFHGAEDLARGLLVTPLDPEVTMSDDPLRMMRAARFASQLQFNVDDDVLRAIRMMASRITIVSQERITDELLKILQTERPSVGLKILFDTGLLQHVFPEVHNLAGVDLVMKGAQEYAHKDVFLHTLKVVDNVSRMSDNLWLRFATLMHDIAKPRTKKFVDGHGFTFHGHEDLGARWQDKIFRRMKLPLDQLDYVKKLVMLHQRPMQLVDEGVTDSAIRRLAVNAGDAIDDLFMLCRADVTTRNPRRAQQYLKNYDIVQAKVHDVVERDNLRAFQSPVRGEEIMEITGLDPSRTVGYIKWMIEEAILDGIIPNDHDAARKYMLANLDTWMAQAPTARFSRRG